A part of Gracilimonas sediminicola genomic DNA contains:
- a CDS encoding helicase-related protein, translating to MPVVKTNIDQITHLSTGDFDHWLGDWDSDGIVNIDDPNPLTPGDTAPVSEAELAPQIKAVIETKNNYIPALKKVMNGLIGMNLALIVKGRIKEVYSTLGKLIRKRFPFTEKIAAKAGEKYTTGLTDVAGCMAIAETQAQVDQMVKRILSGELGEVWEHEDKYKHPANGYRAHHFILVVDEQYPVEIQVKTKRMSMISAASHQPYKVGQLNGALLEELTQLAWKADKGDTESAEKLEPYLVDLEALETQLTLRSNPSGELQQLQADFERTIGKLALAFQLEKFPAEHKQEALELFRAHGRIIGVDFDGVFNRATSKKPTPAKQPKKKSGQSTFRFSDTELSEFAPIKLTASERRKANEAAIGVLQKEDRAITKSDIDLLRSYTGAGGLGYTESTEQSKRGLLNEHYTSYPVVKLIWDKLQQMGVTGGNILEPGAGVGNFAGFLPDRDKFRMVMIERSAISSRIASLLYPMQTVRHENFADTDLSLYNLTGVVGNVPFGDLKIHTSRDPLAPLSPRIHDYFILKSLDALKPGGFLAVITSTGTMDKKDPSIRQAMIQRAHFVGAYRLPSTAFKDNADTTVTTDILFFQKYGEHQGDIHPDVDSKLNRLFAQEELIESQVSYNGETYTASYNPYYKEHPSHVLGEHIQGHHVQFYSRMGVKGELSEGLIQRVLSDGLTFPYALPGEMPLYNIPDDGIMLDLPRSYHPGNIVFHENHFYEKQRRFFKRLSLKGGSGLDARIRSACQLLDKYDDYITALAQETGEKDALRAEFKQLLAGHIQQYGIPDEDEDIRKVFKFDNRLYKLTTLVKRDPLNGELVHADIIDADSMFNRNYVPAVKDSDDLAELAMFGRSIGESLDIDFYQSVYKGGTASKEELEKALEDHPDFYWNPATSNHEFRYQYLSGNVREKLQLAQEHELEKNIKALQEVVPEWIDVYNITVDPQHVFTYLPAKAIEEWIKDEMNYDKVEIGLVKDKAELGNRFYMKLRKWGRYVGTGDETPDDNNLGWGETPFTKIITSYIQDSTFPLKFYDEDDNLMPSMTLKEAQSMKGERGQMLIERARKIQRQNNNRMLTHVPKKFNNWVRTKASSEVRGMIEAAYNHTYNAVINPPFDGRTLRVRGMSDTFYGVKDFTVYKHNRAIAEKLVWNGKGANCHDVGAGKTLASIITSQVLLQQGAARKPMFVVPGKVQEKWVEEYLMLFPDAKVLNMKMAGGDKHKELTMAQLYNWDAIFIADHAFKSLPLSPAEQARIYQERIDYFNQMLENFEDLLEEDEAISKAAKTSMIKRMEKQMEEWETKLRNVAHSKRLETDIFFDELGVDCLFFDEAHFYKNALGSAKAAKLGISANKPSQRAEDTLQKTRWLFSKVGHKNVFVLTATPVVNSPVEVWHMLNLCAPDLLAKYEIENLDNFINLFVREEEKIVKKTNGEYRSERVVAGYYNLPEMRKIIDEVMDIKSYDQLIGFYKEFPDYIQDEDGKTVNGKDGKPKVLEPKFKRPKASTRNVIIEPSELHKLLFDDIILRANEVIACMKDRQCETRDNFLVITGDGSKIATDLRVYDKDFEGIDRSYLKLGAMVENVAASYGARSNPAPEMVPEDLYGDYFHRPGRGQIAVTPPHLRENPSHIEVITSKGVVKEKSGYWVVWDEKKEVYEPLHILEPKKPEHTWSEGIFGNEKEATERAHKLNKEWEQIKASRSNPASPAIRNQIIFCDWISLHQSQGGSFHQLIKSELVKAGIPKEQIAIINGSIVGTNKNGDDYSVSSKDDKEALKKEVQDDFNQGKYRVVIGNQSIAEGMNLQKWTTDMHHMDVPYTPSQIQQRNGRGLRQGNQYPEVQIHYYLMQDSFDQYRLELVSKKQSWIDDLFFGTGREVSTGGDSESLEYEQMVAATNSDPRVKQFFEALAQKNVLDDRIDNLESEVKRLQASQAQATTDIQGKQDRMKSVVERESALQNSKLPESAEKALKENLFDVQYGWNGEPYQLDIQLSSDSKRISGYRMKTVLDVPENNANGRVWFHLIPDSNIADRSFYNKQTWGAIKRMASKELGSTFGWTLEEKTGQGKSISGNLGNIIATEEDFYSEYGIDIDAEKAKKDEAGNEQSFKAIKESAGMFTIKKWQPIITRKLAELFLELEKAWIRTSDSRRELLSSELKQTEKTLTELQKVLASTKAELEAAKSARENNQKTVIELNDVVNQLVAVSYDDRNELYEEINRIAPKYKIRKTITVRDVGSLKGSAPKGSPQLRENKADSVTGKTSKRHGVLKTLYEEPLVYSGIVKELEYIDSKGYMQRMEAESDDLAMIINAKGTTIYVFPTSLMRLSKGAYNDPKAAEMFEEFHHFPADDYDYELFPPLGEKLISAGYADRIMYVSDKIIYADDEKGKDNHYFHYFDAGKRPVFKYGDVYIIANVNIDGRGILN from the coding sequence ATGCCCGTAGTTAAAACAAATATCGACCAGATTACCCACCTGTCCACCGGCGACTTTGATCACTGGTTGGGCGACTGGGACTCCGACGGGATTGTCAATATTGATGATCCTAACCCGCTTACACCGGGCGATACCGCCCCGGTTTCTGAGGCCGAACTGGCCCCGCAGATCAAAGCGGTTATTGAGACCAAAAACAACTACATCCCAGCCCTGAAAAAGGTTATGAACGGCCTTATCGGGATGAATTTGGCGCTGATCGTAAAGGGGCGCATTAAAGAAGTGTATTCCACGCTCGGTAAACTCATTCGCAAGCGGTTTCCGTTTACCGAAAAGATTGCTGCCAAAGCCGGAGAAAAATATACTACCGGCCTGACCGATGTGGCAGGCTGTATGGCTATTGCCGAAACACAGGCGCAGGTCGATCAGATGGTGAAGCGTATCCTCTCGGGCGAATTAGGTGAAGTCTGGGAACACGAAGACAAATATAAACATCCGGCAAATGGCTACCGCGCTCATCATTTTATCCTTGTTGTGGACGAGCAGTATCCGGTCGAAATCCAGGTAAAAACCAAACGCATGTCCATGATTTCGGCGGCCTCGCACCAGCCCTATAAAGTGGGCCAGCTTAACGGGGCACTGCTGGAAGAACTCACCCAACTCGCGTGGAAAGCCGACAAAGGCGACACCGAATCAGCGGAAAAACTCGAACCTTATTTGGTCGATTTGGAAGCGCTTGAAACCCAGCTTACCCTTCGATCCAATCCAAGTGGAGAACTCCAGCAACTTCAGGCAGATTTTGAACGGACCATAGGAAAACTGGCTCTGGCGTTTCAGTTGGAAAAGTTTCCAGCGGAGCATAAGCAGGAAGCCCTGGAACTATTTCGGGCACACGGTCGCATCATCGGCGTCGATTTTGACGGGGTATTTAACCGAGCCACATCTAAGAAACCAACACCTGCCAAACAGCCCAAAAAGAAATCAGGCCAATCAACTTTTAGGTTTAGCGACACCGAACTTTCGGAATTTGCGCCCATCAAGCTAACCGCCTCCGAGCGTCGCAAAGCCAACGAAGCGGCCATCGGGGTGCTTCAAAAAGAAGACCGTGCGATTACCAAATCCGATATCGACCTACTCCGCTCTTACACCGGGGCGGGCGGGTTAGGCTACACCGAATCCACCGAGCAGTCCAAGCGGGGCTTGCTAAATGAGCACTACACCTCGTACCCCGTGGTCAAACTCATTTGGGATAAGCTTCAACAAATGGGTGTCACGGGTGGCAATATTTTAGAGCCGGGCGCTGGCGTGGGCAACTTTGCCGGATTCCTTCCCGACCGCGACAAGTTTCGGATGGTCATGATCGAACGCTCGGCCATTAGTTCCCGTATTGCGAGTCTGCTATACCCAATGCAGACCGTGCGCCACGAAAACTTTGCCGACACCGATCTTTCCCTATACAACCTGACTGGCGTGGTTGGGAACGTGCCCTTTGGGGACCTGAAAATTCATACTTCCCGCGACCCGCTGGCCCCGCTTAGCCCCCGCATTCACGACTATTTTATCCTAAAATCCCTGGACGCTCTTAAACCCGGTGGTTTCTTGGCGGTGATCACCTCGACGGGCACAATGGATAAAAAAGACCCGTCCATTCGTCAGGCTATGATACAACGCGCCCATTTTGTAGGGGCCTACCGGCTGCCTTCAACGGCGTTTAAAGACAACGCCGATACCACGGTAACTACCGATATTCTTTTCTTCCAGAAATATGGAGAGCATCAGGGCGACATTCATCCGGACGTGGACTCGAAACTCAACCGACTTTTTGCCCAAGAGGAGCTGATTGAAAGTCAGGTCTCCTATAATGGTGAAACCTATACCGCTTCTTACAACCCGTACTATAAAGAACACCCAAGCCACGTGTTGGGTGAGCATATTCAGGGGCACCACGTACAGTTTTATTCCCGCATGGGCGTTAAAGGCGAGCTTTCCGAAGGCCTCATTCAAAGGGTACTTTCTGACGGACTAACTTTTCCTTACGCGCTTCCGGGCGAGATGCCGTTGTACAACATTCCCGATGATGGGATTATGCTCGACCTTCCAAGGTCGTATCATCCGGGAAATATTGTCTTCCACGAGAACCATTTTTACGAGAAGCAGCGACGGTTTTTCAAGCGGCTTTCGCTCAAAGGCGGCTCCGGGCTGGATGCCCGCATTCGTTCGGCCTGCCAGCTACTGGACAAATACGATGATTACATCACGGCTTTAGCCCAAGAAACGGGCGAAAAAGACGCCCTCCGCGCTGAGTTCAAACAGCTGCTTGCGGGGCACATCCAGCAGTACGGGATTCCTGATGAAGACGAGGACATCCGCAAAGTGTTCAAGTTCGACAACCGGCTTTACAAACTCACGACGCTCGTGAAGCGAGATCCGCTTAACGGGGAACTGGTGCACGCCGATATCATTGACGCTGACTCCATGTTCAACCGCAACTACGTGCCCGCGGTAAAGGACTCCGACGATCTGGCCGAACTGGCGATGTTCGGACGTAGTATTGGCGAGTCCTTAGATATTGACTTCTACCAGTCGGTGTACAAAGGGGGGACAGCGAGCAAAGAGGAGCTGGAAAAAGCGTTGGAAGATCACCCTGACTTTTACTGGAATCCGGCCACGTCAAACCACGAATTTCGCTACCAGTACCTCTCGGGTAACGTGCGCGAGAAACTGCAACTGGCCCAGGAGCACGAGCTGGAAAAGAACATCAAGGCGCTACAAGAGGTGGTGCCCGAATGGATCGACGTGTACAACATTACCGTGGACCCGCAGCATGTGTTTACTTACCTGCCTGCCAAAGCTATTGAAGAGTGGATCAAAGATGAAATGAACTACGACAAAGTGGAAATCGGCCTTGTCAAAGACAAAGCCGAGCTCGGCAACCGGTTCTACATGAAGCTTCGGAAATGGGGCCGTTATGTGGGCACGGGCGATGAAACCCCCGACGACAACAACCTGGGCTGGGGCGAGACGCCATTTACCAAAATCATTACCTCGTACATTCAGGACAGCACCTTTCCGCTGAAATTCTATGATGAGGACGACAACCTCATGCCGTCTATGACGCTCAAAGAAGCGCAATCCATGAAGGGAGAACGCGGTCAGATGCTCATCGAACGGGCGCGAAAAATACAGCGCCAGAACAACAACCGGATGCTTACGCACGTGCCCAAAAAGTTCAACAACTGGGTGCGCACCAAAGCTTCCTCCGAAGTCCGAGGCATGATCGAGGCCGCCTACAACCATACCTATAACGCGGTGATCAACCCGCCTTTTGACGGGCGCACCCTTCGGGTTCGAGGCATGAGCGACACCTTTTACGGGGTGAAAGACTTTACCGTGTACAAGCACAATCGCGCCATTGCCGAAAAGCTGGTGTGGAACGGCAAAGGTGCCAACTGCCACGATGTGGGAGCCGGAAAAACGCTGGCTTCCATTATCACCTCCCAAGTGCTCCTCCAGCAGGGAGCCGCCCGAAAACCGATGTTTGTCGTGCCTGGAAAAGTGCAGGAAAAATGGGTGGAAGAATACCTGATGCTGTTTCCCGACGCCAAAGTCCTCAACATGAAAATGGCCGGTGGCGACAAGCATAAAGAACTTACGATGGCCCAGCTCTACAACTGGGACGCTATCTTTATCGCCGACCACGCCTTTAAATCACTTCCATTGTCTCCGGCAGAGCAGGCTCGTATTTACCAGGAGCGCATCGACTACTTCAACCAAATGCTGGAAAATTTTGAGGATCTGCTTGAAGAAGACGAGGCCATCTCGAAAGCGGCCAAAACCTCCATGATCAAACGCATGGAAAAGCAGATGGAAGAATGGGAAACCAAGCTCCGCAATGTGGCGCATTCCAAGCGCCTTGAAACCGATATTTTCTTTGACGAGCTGGGCGTGGACTGCCTGTTCTTTGACGAGGCGCATTTCTACAAAAACGCCCTGGGTTCGGCCAAAGCCGCCAAGCTGGGAATCTCGGCGAACAAGCCTTCCCAGCGAGCCGAAGACACCCTGCAAAAAACGCGGTGGCTGTTCAGCAAAGTGGGCCATAAAAACGTGTTTGTGCTTACCGCAACCCCGGTCGTGAACTCTCCGGTAGAGGTGTGGCACATGCTTAACCTATGCGCCCCGGATCTGCTGGCCAAATACGAAATTGAAAACCTCGATAACTTCATTAACCTGTTTGTCCGGGAAGAAGAAAAGATCGTCAAAAAGACCAACGGAGAATACCGCTCCGAGCGTGTGGTGGCCGGGTACTACAACCTGCCGGAAATGCGCAAGATCATTGACGAGGTAATGGACATCAAGAGCTACGATCAGCTGATTGGTTTTTACAAGGAATTCCCAGACTATATTCAGGATGAGGACGGTAAAACGGTCAATGGCAAGGATGGAAAACCCAAGGTGCTCGAACCCAAATTCAAGCGCCCCAAGGCCAGTACCCGAAACGTGATTATTGAGCCCAGCGAGCTGCATAAGCTTCTTTTTGATGACATTATCCTCCGGGCCAACGAGGTCATCGCCTGCATGAAAGACCGGCAGTGCGAAACCCGCGACAACTTTCTTGTAATTACCGGCGATGGCAGCAAAATTGCGACCGACCTGCGGGTGTACGACAAGGATTTTGAAGGTATCGACCGATCCTACCTCAAGCTTGGAGCAATGGTCGAAAACGTGGCCGCTTCCTACGGGGCCCGTTCCAATCCCGCTCCCGAAATGGTGCCGGAAGACCTATACGGCGACTATTTTCACCGGCCAGGCAGAGGACAGATTGCCGTGACTCCTCCGCACCTCCGGGAGAACCCATCCCATATTGAGGTCATTACCAGCAAGGGTGTGGTAAAAGAAAAGAGCGGCTACTGGGTGGTCTGGGATGAAAAGAAAGAAGTGTATGAGCCCCTGCATATACTGGAGCCCAAAAAACCAGAACACACATGGAGCGAAGGCATCTTTGGCAACGAAAAAGAAGCTACCGAACGCGCCCATAAGCTCAATAAAGAATGGGAGCAGATCAAAGCAAGCCGATCCAATCCAGCCAGCCCTGCTATTCGCAACCAGATTATATTCTGCGACTGGATCAGCCTTCATCAGTCTCAGGGAGGTAGCTTCCATCAGCTCATCAAATCCGAGCTGGTCAAAGCCGGAATCCCCAAAGAGCAGATCGCGATCATCAACGGGTCCATCGTCGGCACGAATAAAAACGGGGATGACTACTCCGTCAGTAGCAAAGACGACAAAGAAGCGCTCAAAAAAGAAGTGCAGGATGATTTTAACCAGGGTAAGTACCGGGTGGTGATTGGCAACCAATCCATTGCCGAGGGGATGAACCTTCAGAAGTGGACGACCGACATGCACCATATGGACGTGCCCTACACGCCTTCGCAAATCCAGCAGCGCAATGGGCGCGGGCTTCGCCAAGGCAACCAGTACCCCGAAGTACAAATCCATTACTACCTGATGCAGGACTCCTTTGATCAGTACCGGCTGGAACTGGTCTCCAAAAAGCAAAGCTGGATTGATGACCTGTTCTTTGGCACTGGCAGAGAAGTCTCCACCGGTGGCGACTCGGAGTCGCTGGAATACGAGCAAATGGTAGCTGCTACCAACTCTGATCCACGGGTGAAACAATTCTTTGAAGCTTTGGCGCAAAAGAATGTGCTCGATGACCGGATTGACAATTTGGAATCTGAAGTAAAACGACTCCAAGCCAGCCAAGCGCAGGCGACCACCGATATCCAGGGAAAACAGGATCGCATGAAAAGCGTGGTAGAGCGGGAATCGGCCTTACAAAACTCAAAGCTTCCCGAAAGCGCTGAAAAAGCGTTAAAGGAGAACCTGTTTGACGTGCAGTACGGGTGGAACGGCGAGCCGTACCAGCTCGATATCCAGCTTAGCTCCGACTCCAAACGCATTTCCGGCTACCGCATGAAAACCGTGCTGGACGTGCCCGAAAACAATGCCAACGGGCGGGTGTGGTTTCACCTAATCCCCGACAGCAATATCGCTGACCGCTCGTTTTACAACAAGCAGACGTGGGGGGCCATCAAACGCATGGCCTCCAAAGAGCTGGGCAGTACCTTTGGGTGGACGCTGGAAGAAAAGACCGGGCAAGGAAAATCCATCTCTGGCAACCTTGGCAACATCATTGCCACGGAGGAAGATTTTTACAGTGAATACGGCATCGACATTGATGCCGAAAAAGCTAAAAAAGACGAGGCGGGTAACGAGCAAAGCTTCAAGGCCATCAAAGAGTCCGCCGGGATGTTTACCATCAAAAAGTGGCAACCGATCATCACCCGAAAACTGGCGGAGCTATTCCTGGAACTCGAAAAAGCGTGGATCAGAACCTCGGATTCTCGCAGGGAACTGCTAAGCAGTGAATTAAAGCAGACCGAGAAAACCCTGACCGAACTTCAAAAGGTGCTGGCAAGTACCAAAGCCGAACTGGAAGCGGCCAAATCGGCTCGGGAGAACAACCAGAAGACCGTGATCGAACTCAACGATGTGGTCAACCAGCTGGTGGCGGTGAGCTACGATGACCGGAACGAGCTGTATGAAGAGATCAACCGCATCGCCCCGAAATACAAGATCCGCAAAACGATCACTGTCCGTGATGTGGGTTCGCTAAAAGGCAGTGCACCCAAAGGATCGCCTCAACTTCGTGAGAACAAGGCGGACAGTGTGACTGGCAAAACATCCAAACGGCATGGCGTGCTTAAAACACTATACGAAGAGCCGCTGGTGTATTCCGGCATCGTCAAGGAACTGGAGTACATCGACTCCAAAGGCTACATGCAGCGCATGGAAGCAGAATCCGATGATCTGGCGATGATCATCAACGCCAAAGGCACCACTATTTATGTGTTTCCAACCAGTTTAATGAGGCTCTCCAAGGGAGCTTACAATGACCCGAAAGCCGCCGAAATGTTTGAGGAGTTTCATCATTTCCCGGCAGATGACTACGATTATGAGCTGTTTCCGCCTTTAGGCGAGAAACTGATCAGTGCCGGCTATGCCGACCGCATTATGTACGTGAGCGATAAGATTATCTACGCCGATGACGAAAAAGGCAAAGACAATCACTATTTCCACTACTTCGATGCGGGCAAGCGACCGGTGTTTAAATACGGTGATGTGTACATCATCGCTAACGTCAACATAGACGGCAGGGGCATTCTTAATTGA
- a CDS encoding RNA-binding domain-containing protein, translating into MLSRTEQKQLLERLIALPKECEWVEFKKRYVEETQIGEYISALSNSACLHNQKYGYLVYGIEDGTHDIVGTDFHPKNTKIGNQELENWLATQLYPKIDFKIYELDYEGKSISIFQIDATRNQPVRFRHDKFIRVGSYKKKLEDHPEKERKIWKRHPEASFESKIAADNLQGNEVLQLIDYPAFFEMMSIPLPADMSGILDKLIEENLVAFDSGRYSVTNLGAVLFAKQLNNFPSLKRKSIRVIIYDGKNKVNTIKEQNGIKGYANGFEGLISWINDQLPENEVIGQALRSKVKMYPEIAIRELVANAIIHQDFEMKGTNPMIEIFDDRIEITNNGKPLVDPLRFIGATPRSRNEELASFMRRLNICEERGSGIIKVVNAVEIFQLPPPDFLVDDFHTIAKLYAYRPLSEMDKKDKIRACYQHTCLKHFSGERMSNKSLRKRFEISDKNYPMASRIISDTIEAGLIKDFDPSSNSKRDASYIPFWA; encoded by the coding sequence ATGTTATCACGTACAGAACAAAAACAATTATTAGAAAGGCTTATTGCTTTACCCAAAGAGTGTGAATGGGTGGAGTTTAAAAAAAGATATGTTGAGGAAACTCAAATAGGGGAATACATTTCAGCCCTCTCGAATTCAGCCTGCCTTCATAACCAAAAATACGGCTATTTGGTTTATGGAATAGAAGACGGAACACATGATATTGTTGGAACAGATTTTCATCCTAAAAACACCAAAATAGGAAACCAGGAGCTTGAAAACTGGTTGGCTACCCAACTGTATCCCAAAATAGATTTTAAAATTTATGAATTAGATTATGAAGGAAAGAGTATCTCCATATTTCAAATTGATGCAACGAGAAATCAGCCTGTTCGATTTCGCCACGATAAATTTATCCGTGTAGGATCATATAAAAAGAAACTTGAAGATCATCCTGAAAAGGAACGGAAAATTTGGAAAAGACATCCCGAGGCTTCATTTGAGAGTAAAATTGCTGCTGACAATCTTCAGGGAAATGAAGTCCTTCAACTTATTGATTATCCAGCTTTCTTTGAAATGATGAGCATTCCTCTTCCTGCTGATATGAGTGGAATACTTGATAAGCTTATAGAGGAAAACCTGGTGGCCTTTGATAGCGGTAGATACTCTGTAACAAACCTTGGTGCGGTTCTATTTGCAAAGCAATTAAATAATTTCCCTTCTCTAAAAAGAAAATCCATCCGGGTGATTATCTATGATGGAAAAAACAAAGTGAATACAATAAAAGAGCAGAATGGCATAAAAGGGTATGCCAATGGTTTTGAAGGACTCATATCATGGATAAACGATCAACTCCCAGAGAATGAAGTGATTGGGCAAGCCTTAAGAAGTAAGGTTAAAATGTACCCCGAAATCGCTATTCGTGAGCTTGTGGCCAACGCTATAATTCATCAGGATTTCGAAATGAAAGGAACTAATCCGATGATCGAAATTTTTGATGATAGAATTGAGATCACAAACAATGGAAAGCCTCTTGTTGACCCATTGAGATTTATTGGTGCAACACCTCGCTCACGTAATGAAGAACTGGCCTCATTTATGAGAAGGCTTAATATTTGTGAAGAACGCGGAAGTGGCATTATCAAGGTCGTAAATGCTGTGGAGATCTTTCAGCTACCCCCACCTGATTTCTTGGTAGATGACTTTCATACCATTGCAAAACTCTATGCTTACCGGCCTTTGAGTGAAATGGATAAAAAAGATAAAATTAGAGCATGTTACCAACATACCTGTCTCAAACACTTCTCCGGTGAAAGGATGAGCAATAAGTCCCTCAGAAAAAGATTTGAAATTTCGGACAAGAATTACCCTATGGCTTCCAGAATTATTTCTGATACTATAGAAGCTGGTCTTATTAAGGATTTTGATCCATCCAGTAACTCTAAAAGGGATGCCAGTTATATTCCTTTTTGGGCTTGA
- a CDS encoding transglycosylase SLT domain-containing protein, which yields MSSALSISSQLSYLRVKGIMGHFYEASRANNVPVSLLLAIASRESHMGLALDNNWTGDNGNGIGIMQIDRRYHSDFTSSHANNDHRANIHYGSKFLADLIGKFGGKLTPAVAAYNAGYSKVRNTINAGIDPNLITTGQNYASDVLQRKEIVESVMGISKASTASMVLVPLIITGFISYQIFNTQ from the coding sequence GTGAGCAGCGCGCTGTCCATATCTTCCCAGCTCAGCTACCTTCGGGTGAAAGGCATTATGGGGCACTTCTATGAGGCTTCTCGGGCTAATAATGTGCCGGTTTCCCTGCTTTTGGCCATCGCCTCCAGGGAAAGCCATATGGGATTGGCGTTGGACAATAACTGGACGGGCGACAACGGCAACGGCATCGGCATCATGCAAATTGACCGCAGGTATCACTCGGACTTTACGAGCTCCCATGCCAATAACGACCACCGCGCTAACATCCACTATGGCAGCAAGTTCCTGGCGGATCTGATCGGCAAATTTGGCGGCAAGCTCACTCCAGCTGTAGCGGCATACAACGCAGGCTACTCAAAAGTAAGAAATACCATAAATGCTGGCATTGATCCGAACCTGATTACCACCGGGCAAAATTACGCCTCCGATGTGCTCCAAAGAAAGGAAATCGTGGAGTCGGTAATGGGCATTTCCAAAGCGTCCACGGCCAGCATGGTACTGGTGCCACTAATCATCACAGGATTTATTTCCTACCAAATCTTTAACACTCAATAA
- a CDS encoding alpha-1,2-fucosyltransferase: MKILSNFLPPKESSAYNPAKSVEVQPGATAHLTMNGMGGERYGIRKILPFSANMNAILISARLNEDLYLFRGVQLSVVHNLFKSIDGLFAPFIIQKNNHIVFELTNTGAAKQTVNIQLVGYDQFALSKLSAAYQQIGASVPVPRFLYGHSTVPAGGLNIDLGVKSKSVDVQVRRMAMSSNQPGAITASMKVYNTTVRDEVFLEQVNDEFNDKYINVPFVVGSNVPFDVYASNYGAQPAEVSFLCESYVQIRTGFIPAE; encoded by the coding sequence ATGAAGATACTCTCCAATTTTTTACCTCCTAAAGAAAGTTCGGCTTACAATCCGGCCAAATCGGTTGAGGTGCAACCGGGAGCAACGGCTCACCTTACCATGAACGGCATGGGTGGAGAGCGCTACGGCATCCGAAAGATTCTCCCGTTCAGCGCCAACATGAATGCCATTTTGATTTCCGCTCGTCTCAACGAAGACCTTTATCTGTTTCGGGGCGTCCAGCTCTCGGTAGTGCACAATCTGTTCAAATCTATTGACGGACTATTTGCTCCTTTTATCATTCAAAAGAACAACCATATCGTTTTTGAACTCACCAATACCGGTGCTGCTAAGCAAACGGTAAACATTCAGCTTGTCGGTTATGACCAGTTTGCCCTGTCCAAACTAAGCGCGGCCTACCAGCAGATTGGAGCTTCGGTTCCCGTGCCCCGGTTCCTGTATGGCCATAGCACGGTTCCAGCTGGCGGGCTCAACATTGATCTGGGCGTGAAAAGCAAAAGCGTGGACGTTCAGGTTCGGCGCATGGCCATGAGCAGTAACCAGCCAGGAGCTATTACCGCTTCGATGAAAGTGTACAACACCACGGTTCGCGATGAAGTATTCCTGGAGCAGGTGAACGACGAGTTCAACGACAAGTACATCAACGTACCCTTTGTGGTGGGCTCGAACGTGCCGTTTGACGTGTACGCTTCCAACTATGGTGCCCAGCCTGCCGAGGTAAGTTTCCTTTGTGAGAGCTACGTGCAGATAAGAACCGGATTCATCCCAGCGGAGTAG